A segment of the Capra hircus breed San Clemente chromosome 19, ASM170441v1, whole genome shotgun sequence genome:
GCACACAGCTAGGGTTTTAAAGGCCCACCAGGCGCCCTGGAAAGCTCCCaggtctgcgtgtgtgtgtgtgtgtgtgtgtgtgtagtaggagtggggtgaggggtggagtgggggggggggtgggcggtTAGCAAGCCTGAGGCTCAAGTTCAGCTTTAACCGGAATTCGGCGCGTGACCGtagaccagtctgttgttgaaCTCTGAGGGCTGGGGTAGAGTTCGGAAGCCGTGGGCTCCTCGGGGTGGGGGCTGCTCGGAGAGGATGGAGTCCCCGGGTCCTCGGGCTGGGAATCTTCATCAGATTCGGCATCCTCCCCAGGCCCAAGCCCTGCTAGCTTCCTGCTTGCCTCCCACAGCCGGTGAGCTGCGCGGTCGTCTCTGGCGGCTGGGGGCACTTCCTCCACGTGGCAGTTGGCGAAGTACCTCCCGCTGAGGGGCTCAATGCCTTCCTGCAGAGCGCAGTACAGGGGTGTCTGGGCACCCCCTCGTGGTGCCCGGAGCACCAGCCAAGCCAGGGGGCGCAAAAGTGGGCGGAGCCATCCAGGAACGTGGCGCAGGAAGAGGTCAGAGTTCACTGGCCCTGTGGACGGGAAGAAAGGAAGTGGCAGGGAAGACGACCGAAGACCACCGTGGGTGAGGGTCTAGGGTGAGAGGCAAGCACAGGGCTACAAAGGAGTGAAAGAGTCCGGTCCCAGGGAAGCCAAGGTCGTATTAACCAGGTAGTACTTAGGGACCTGATAAGCTGACCTCACTCGTTTCTAACAGCAAGCCACTTCTTCATCCAAGCTCCTTACACATCCTCATCTTCCAGATATTGCTCATGCTGTGTccctgcctgctcagtcacttcagtcatgttcgactcttttcaACCTTATGGACTtctcccatgggattctccaggcaagaaactagCCTGGAACAATCTGTCTCCATCTTTTTTTCTAGCTCATCTTTTTTCCTGTTcctttgtgttttatcttttgGCCTCctccagtggcatgtgggatcttaattccccaaaccaggaatcaaaccctcaccccctgcattggaaacatgtgaagtcctaaccattggactgccaggaaagtcctcctGTTCCCTTGTTTAACCAGCAAACATTTATGAACACCTACAATAGACCAGCCACTGCTTTGGATATTAGAGATATGGAGTCTAATAATGGCTAGCTAgaattattattatcactattataattttaatgaGCCTTAGGTAATGATTGTCTAATATTCGGTATAGTATTATGGATCAGGCAGATCTTGTTATCCGGCAACTTGTTCCCTAAGGCAGGGatgggtcttcagttcagttcagtcactcagtcgtgtctgactctttgcaaccccatggactgcagcactctaggcctccctgtccatcaccagctctgggagtttattcaaactcatgtccattgagtcagtgatgccatccaaccgtctcatcctctgtcgtccccttcttctgccttcaatctttcccagcatcagggtcttttccagtgagtcagttcttcgcatcaggtggctagagtattggagtttcagcttcaacatcagtccttccaatggacattcaggactgatttcctttaggatggactggctggatctccttgcagttcaagagactctcaagagtcttctccaacacctcaggaTGGGTCTTACTAATTAGTAAAATCACTCAGACTGTAAGAATGCTTCTAGTGGACCCCTAGACCCTGGATGACCCAGCCTATCTCTATACCTCATCTCTTGCCACATTCCCTtcctcactctgctccagccacagcaGGCTCTCTGTTCTTTCTTAAACACACCAGGCActtctgcctcaggacctttgcatttGGTATTTACTCTGTTCTTTTACTCTTCTCTCTAGAATGCCTCACAGGTCATTCATTTCCTTCAAGCTTCTACTGAAACGTCACCTTTTCAGTTACATCTTCCTTGACTGCCATAGATAAATATAGCACCccctgtcatttctttttcttttgccaaCTCTGTCATTTCTTAGCCCCCTTTCCCTGTCTTATCTTTCCCTGCAGCACTTTAAACACCACCTGTCATTGTATACATTTATTAGCTGTCTCCTTCTATAAAGTAGAATGTAAACTCTACAAGGTTGAGGTCTTTGTTTTGCTCACTGCTACATTCCCTGTGTCTAGATTAATGCCTAGAACATAATAGGTACTCACTAAATGCTTCCTGAATGAGTAATTATTAGCtaacatcatcagttcagtcatgcAAATGGCTCCTTGGGGTGAGAACCTAGGCCTTCCTCATTGCCATGCCTTACCCAGCCTTCAGCATCTGAGCTTGTGGTGTGAGACAAGCTCAGACAAGGAGAGCTTGGCTTCAAGATCAGCAAGGAACAAAGGCCTCTCTCTGGACCAGGCCTCCTTCCTGCTCTGAGATTCTGTGGCTCAGTGAGAGGCTGGGGGAGCAGGGGAAGGGGCAAGGATGGGAGAGGGGAAataagaatgaagcagagcagccagagagacaAACCTCACCTGGGTGGGCTGCATAGCAGGTGACGCCAGTGCCCTCAAGCTGAGTGGCAAGCTCCCTGGCGAACAACACGTTGGCCAGCTTACTGTCGGCATATGCCCGCAGCTCCTGCCGCCAGCCCACCACTGGGCGGTCCAGGCGTGTGAAATCGAGGCGGCCTCTGCGGTGGGCAGCAGAGGAGACCACCACCACACGGCTGGGGGCGCTTCTCTTGAGCCGGGGCAGCAGCAGGTGCGTCAGCAGGAAGGGGCCAATGTGGTTCACACGCAGCAGCAGGTTAAAGGGCTCCCGGGTCCGGCCACAGGAACTGATCCCTGGGGTAGGGGCTAGGTGTGAACAACTGCTCCAGAGGGATTCTTGGAGGCCTCAGCATCCCCCAGGTGAGACAGTGGTAGGGGGCATCCTTCCCACGTTTACCAGTCCCTCGGCCAAGCCTGCCTGGAAGGGTCGGCTGCCCTGGGCACCCTCTTGCCCCTCCGCAGGTCGGCTGCCCTCACCGGCATTGTGGATGAGGATGTCCAGCCGTGGCTCAGAGCTCAGGAAGGCAGTGGCAAAAGCCCTCACGGAGGCCAGACTGGCCAAGTCCAAGGCCATGAAGATGACTTCATTGTTCCCACTCTCCTGTAGAGTGGCAAGAAGTGGCCTGTCATATGcacccttttcttccttctccccaggCACCAAATTCTGAGAGCTCAGCTCCTGCTACTAACTCCTTCTACTAAGATCTACCCCAGGCATTAGAATGTAGTGGATAAGTGTGTGGATGCTGGATGCAAATCTTGACTTTGCTTATTACTAGAGTGATACCTTGGGCAAGATACTTAATCTTTCTGAGCCTTAgttctctgtaaaatggaaataataatattacTGATAGAGTTATtgtaattaaatgagttaatatatgtaaaatcttTAGAATACTGCCTGGCATGTAGTCACCAC
Coding sequences within it:
- the DHRS13 gene encoding dehydrogenase/reductase SDR family member 13; translation: MEALLLGVGLLLGAYVLVYYNLVKAPPCRGLASLRGRTAVVTGANSGIGKMTALELARRGARVVLACRSRERGEAAAFDLRQESGNNEVIFMALDLASLASVRAFATAFLSSEPRLDILIHNAGISSCGRTREPFNLLLRVNHIGPFLLTHLLLPRLKRSAPSRVVVVSSAAHRRGRLDFTRLDRPVVGWRQELRAYADSKLANVLFARELATQLEGTGVTCYAAHPGPVNSDLFLRHVPGWLRPLLRPLAWLVLRAPRGGAQTPLYCALQEGIEPLSGRYFANCHVEEVPPAARDDRAAHRLWEASRKLAGLGPGEDAESDEDSQPEDPGTPSSPSSPHPEEPTASELYPSPQSSTTDWSTVTRRIPVKAELEPQAC